The genomic stretch TAAGTTTACAAGCAAGATTAGATAAAGCGCCGCAAGGCGCGCCAGATTCTGAAACTTTATTCAAAATTTTGGAGCATTTATTTACTGAGAAAGAGGCAGAGTTAGTTTCAAAATTACCAATAAGGCCTTTTACAATTGAAAAGGCGATGAAGATTTGGAACCTTCCCGAAGTAAAAGCTAAAAAAGTGCTTGATGGACTTGCCGATAAAGCCATTTTAATCGATCTTGCTAAAGATAGGGAGGAAAAAGTTTACGCGCTTGCGCCACCAATGGCTGGCTTTTTTGAATTTTCAATAATGAAAATGGGTGGCAAATTTGATAAACAGCTTTTATCTGAACTTTATCATCAATACCTTAATGTTGAAGACGATTTTGGTAAAAGAGTTTTTGCGTTATATCCTGCAATTGGGAGAACATATGTGCATGAAGATACTATCCAGCCAAAGGATAAAGATATTATACTCGATTATGAAAAAGTAACAAAATATATTGAAAATTCTGATTTCTGGGCGGCCGGTATTTGTTATTGCAGACATAAGATGGAACATTTAGGTAAAGTGTGCAAAGCAAGCATGAATGTTTGCATGTCATTTGGAGCGGTTGGAAGAAGTTTATGCAAAAGCAATGTTGCCAAACCACTTACAAAACAAGAAGCATTAGATATGGTAAAGAAATGCAGGGATGAAGGTTTAGTTCAGATTGGCAGTAACATGCAAAATGATTTCAGCTGGATTTGTAACTGCTGCGGTTGCTGTTGTGAAGCGCTAATTGCATATAAAAAG from Candidatus Woesearchaeota archaeon encodes the following:
- a CDS encoding 4Fe-4S binding protein; this translates as MGHITSKNYLSLQARLDKAPQGAPDSETLFKILEHLFTEKEAELVSKLPIRPFTIEKAMKIWNLPEVKAKKVLDGLADKAILIDLAKDREEKVYALAPPMAGFFEFSIMKMGGKFDKQLLSELYHQYLNVEDDFGKRVFALYPAIGRTYVHEDTIQPKDKDIILDYEKVTKYIENSDFWAAGICYCRHKMEHLGKVCKASMNVCMSFGAVGRSLCKSNVAKPLTKQEALDMVKKCRDEGLVQIGSNMQNDFSWICNCCGCCCEALIAYKKLGYNPRIETNWYAENTIDKCTACGMCVKKCPVNAITLVKEPRDPHTSEGSKTFAKIDFDRCIGCGVCTRFCPPKSLKMERRKETNFVPMDTFERAVLQAIDSNTLQNLIFDNYHLWQYGVLRAALGIIFKLPPVKWTMANRQLQSRFLTAVGNHYYKQNPEIFGGVKPDYSHQELNKKY